A single Argentina anserina chromosome 7, drPotAnse1.1, whole genome shotgun sequence DNA region contains:
- the LOC126802668 gene encoding putative expansin-B2, whose amino-acid sequence MASSRSTLYLVTVFCCLFKESFSFHPKHLNLSLSATHWSSAGATWYGSADGFGSDGGSCGYGDVVSKAPFSSMVTSVGPSLYKSGKECGACYQIKCTKHKSCSGKPVRVIITDSCLGCVSETAHFDLSGTSFGAMALPGQGEELRNAGMLEIRFARVECDYSGKTIAFHVDEGSNSNYFAAVIEYEEGDGDLGGVEMKDASSLDSVGGEEWRAMQQSWGAVWKLDAGSALHPPFSIKLTSQYSGQTLLAKNVIPSGWKPGATYRSVVNYL is encoded by the exons ATGGCTAGTTCAAGAAGCACTTTGTACTTAGTAACTGTGTTCTGCTGCTTGTTTAAGGAGAGCTTTTCTTTCCATCCAAAGCACCTGAACTTGTCACTCAGCGCCACCCATTGGTCATCTGCCGGAGCTACCTGGTACGGCAGCGCTGATGGTTTCGGAAGTGACG GAGGGTCTTGTGGGTATGGAGATGTAGTTTCAAAAGCTCCATTCTCTTCCATGGTTACTTCAGTAGGTCCTTCTCTTTACAAATCTGGCAAGGAATGTGGAGCTTGCTATCAG ATCAAATGCACCAAACATAAGTCTTGTTCCGGCAAACCAGTGAGGGTGATCATCACAGATTCTTGCCTGGGTTGTGTCTCCGAAACTGCACATTTCGACCTCAGTGGAACTTCATTTGGTGCCATGGCACTTCCCGGTCAAGGCGAGGAACTCCGTAATGCAGGAATGTTGGAAATCCGATTTGCACG TGTAGAGTGTGATTATTCAGGAAAAACCATTGCATTCCACGTCGATGAGGGATCAAACTCGAACTACTTTGCTGCAGTGATCGAGTATGAAGAGGGAGATGGTGATCTTGGCGGTGTTGAGATGAAGGACGCTTCCTCATTGGACAGTGTTGGTGGCGAGGAGTGGCGTGCCATGCAACAATCTTGGGGTGCAGTGTGGAAGCTTGATGCAGGCTCAGCACTACACCCTCCGTTCTCGATAAAATTGACTTCCCAGTACTCCGGCCAGACCTTGTTGGCTAAAAATGTGATTCCGAGTGGTTGGAAGCCTGGTGCTACCTACAGATCCGTGGTCAATTACCTTTGA
- the LOC126802402 gene encoding uncharacterized protein LOC126802402: MVKAIRIHELGGPEVLKWEDVEIREPNEGEIRVKNKAIGINFIDVYFRKGLYYKADTMPFIPGMEACGVVTAVGPGLTGRQVGDLVAYIGTPMGSYAEEQILPANKVVPVPPSVDPIVAASVILKGMTAQVLLRQCFKVEPGHTVLVHAAAGGVGSLLCQWANALGATVIGTVSTKEKAVQAKEDGCHHVIIYKEQDFVACVTEITSDNGVDVVYDSVGKDTFQGSLACLKTRGYMVSFGQASGRPDPVPLSELAAKSLFLTRPALFQYTATRDKLLEAAGEVFANVASGLLRVRVNHKYPLSHAAEAHADLENRKTSGSAVLIP; encoded by the exons ATGGTAAAGGCTATTCGAATCCATGAACTTGGTGGACCTGAG GTCTTGAAATGGGAAGATGTCGAAATAAGAGAGCCGAATGAGGGTGAGATTCGTGTGAAGAACAAGGCCATTGGGATTAATTTCATTGATGTGTACTTCCGCAAAGGGCTTTATTACAAGGCTGATACAATGCCCTTCATCCCAG GAATGGAGGCTTGTGGAGTTGTGACAGCAGTTGGACCTGGACTAACAGGCAGGCAAGTCGGAGATCTTGTCGCCTACATTGGTACTCCGATGGGCTCATATGCAGAAGAGCAGATCCTTCCTGCAAACAAGGTTGTGCCTGTTCCTCCTTCAGTTGATCCTATTGTTGCAGCATCCGTCATACTTAAGGGCATGACAGCTCAGGTTCTACTACGCCAATGTTTCAAG GTTGAACCTGGGCACACAGTCCTTGTTCACGCAGCAGCTGGTGGAGTCGGATCTCTTTTATGCCAGTGGGCTAATGCCCTTGGTGCGACTGTCATTGGAACTGTATCGACTAAAGAGAAAGCAGTTCAAGCCAAGGAAGATGGCTGCCACCATGTCATAATCTACAAGGAACAGGACTTTGTTGCTTGTGTGACTGAAATAACATCTGATAATGGAGTTGATGTTGTCTACGACTCTGTAGGCAAGGACACCTTTCAG GGATCATTGGCATGCTTGAAGACTCGAGGATACATGGTGAGTTTTGGGCAGGCATCAGGTAGACCTGACCCTGTTCCGTTGTCAGAGCTTGCAGCAAAGTCACTCTTCTTGACAAGGCCTGCCCTTTTCCAATACACTGCGACTCGAGACAAATTGCTCGAGGCTGCAGGAGAGGTGTTTGCTAATGTTGCATCAGGTCTGTTGCGAGTTAGGGTAAATCACAAGTACCCATTGTCACATGCAGCAGAGGCACATGCAGACCTTGAGAATAGGAAAACATCCGGTTCGGCTGTTCTTATTCCTTAA
- the LOC126802242 gene encoding uncharacterized protein LOC126802242, which yields MGSVRIQLVPPVSALSILSKTKVNWSLRTQKSLVKALATQASSSSSSSAKMVKGIRVHEYGGPEVFKWEDVEVGEPKEGEVRVKNKAIGVNFIDVYFRKGLYKNPSIPYIPGVEACGVVTAVGPGLTGRQVGDLVAFAGGAMGSYVEEQILPADKVVPVPPSIEPTVAASLMLKGMTAHFLLRRCFKVEPGHTILVHAAAGGVGSLLCQWANALGATVIGTVSTKEKAAQAKEDGCHHVIYYKEEDFVARVTEITSGNGVEVVYDSVGKDTFEGSLTCLKSRGYMVTFGQSSGAPDPVPLSALSVKSLFLTRPSLFHYTATREELLEAAGEVFACVDAGILRVRVNHTYPLSEAAVAHSDLENRKTSGSVVLIP from the exons ATGGGTTCGGTGAGAATCCAGTTGGTTCCACCAGTTTCCGCTCTCTCTATTCTCAGCAAAACTAAGGTCAACTGGTCACTTAGAACCCAGAAATCACTAGTTAAAGCTCTTGCAACTcaagcatcatcatcatcatcatcatcagctaAGATGGTCAAAGGCATTAGAGTCCATGAATATGGTGGACCTGAG GTTTTCAAATGGGAAGATGTGGAAGTAGGAGAGCCAAAGGAGGGCGAGGTTCGTGTGAAGAACAAGGCCATTGGGGTTAATTTCATTGATGTGTACTTCCGCAAAGGGTTGTATAAGAATCCTTCAATTCCTTACATCCCAG GTGTGGAGGCTTGTGGAGTTGTGACAGCCGTTGGACCTGGACTAACTGGCAGGCAAGTTGGAGATCTTGTAGCCTTTGCTGGAGGTGCAATGGGCTCCTATGTGGAAGAGCAGATCCTTCCTGCTGACAAAGTTGTTCCTGTTCCTCCTTCCATTGAGCCTACTGTTGCCGCATCCCTCATGCTCAAGGGCATGACAGCACACTTTCTTCTGCGTCGTTGTTTCAAG GTGGAACCTGGACATACAATTCTTGTTCATGCAGCAGCTGGTGGAGTCGGATCCCTTTTATGCCAGTGGGCTAACGCCCTTGGTGCCACTGTCATTGGAACTGTATCCACTAAAGAGAAGGCAGCTCAGGCCAAGGAAGACGGCTGTCACCATGTCATATACTACAAGGAAGAGGATTTTGTTGCTCGTGTGACTGAAATAACATCTGGCAATGGGGTTGAAGTTGTCTACGATTCTGTTGGGAAGGATACATTTGAG GGATCATTGACATGCTTGAAGTCTCGAGGATACATGGTAACTTTCGGGCAGTCATCAGGCGCACCAGATCCCGTCCCATTATCAGCTCTTTCAGTGAAGTCACTGTTCTTGACCAGGCCTTCCCTCTTCCATTACACAGCTACTCGAGAAGAATTGTTAGAGGCGGCAGGAGAGGTATTTGCTTGTGTTGATGCAGGTATTCTGCGGGTTAGAGTTAATCACACCTACCCTTTGTCTGAAGCAGCTGTTGCACATTCAGACCTTGAGAATAGGAAAACATCTGGATCTGTTGTACTTATCCCCTAA